The Geomonas agri genome contains the following window.
TGGACCGGCTCATGGCGGAAAAGAACATGGGTCTGATCCTGATCACCCATAACCTCGGGATTGTGGCCGAGCGCGCCCATCGGACCGCCATCATGTACGCCGGCGAGATCGTGGAGAGCGCCCCCACGGCCGAGCTGTTCGCCAATCCGCTGCACCCCTACACCAAGGGGCTGCTCGCCTCGCTGCCCGAGTTCGGCAAGCCGGGCGAGAAATTGGCCACCTTCGCGGGCGGCGTGCCAGACCTGCGTGGCGACCTGGCCGGCTGCCCCTTCAGGGAGCGCTGCCCCATCGGCGACGACGCCTGCAGCAGGGAAACCATCGAGATGAGGGAGGTGGCGCCGGGACACCTGGTGCGCTGCCGGAAGGTATCATGACACCGCTTCTGACCGCAGAAAACCTGGTGAAGCAGTACCCCGTGCGCGGCGGCATGTTCGCCGAGAAGCGCATTCTCACCGCCGTTGCCGGCATCGACCTCGAGCTCTACCCCGGCGAGACGCTGGGGCTCGCGGGCGAATCGGGTTGCGGCAAATCAACCGTGGCCAGGCTTCTGACCGGCCTCACACCGCCCACCGCGGGAAGCATCAAGTACCAGGGGCGTGAACTGGCAGGCATGAGCAAGACGGAGCTGGCCCAGTACCGCAAAGAAGTGCAGATGGTGTTCCAAGACCCGTTCTCGTCGCTGAACCCGCGCATGCGGGTCGCCGAGATCCTGGGGGAGCCACTGGAGATTCACCGCATCGGCGACGCCGCGGGGCGGCGGGAAAAGGTGGCGGAACTGCTCGGACGGGTGGGACTCTCGCCGGAACACATGATGCGCTTTCCGCACGAGTTCTCCGGCGGCCAGCGCCAGCGCATTGGTATCGCCCGAGCCCTGGCCGTTTCGCCGCGCCTGATCATAGCTGATGAGCCGGTCTCCGCCTTGGACCTCTCCATCCAGGCGCAGATCATCAACCTACTGCAGGACGTGAAGAAGGACCTCGGGCTTTCCTTCCTCTTCATCACCCACGACCTCTCGGTGCTGCGGCACCTGAGTGACCGGGTGGCGATCATGTACCTCGGCCGCATCGTCGAGACCGGCAGCCGCGACCAGGTGCTGAACCGTCCCCTGCACCCGTACACGGAGGCCCTTCTCTCCGCGATACCGAGCATCGACCCCAAAAAGAGGGCCCGGCACGTGATCGCCAAGGGCGAACTCCCCTCTCCGGTCTCACCCCCCAGCGGCTGCCCCTTCCATCCGCGCTGCCCCTACGCGCAGCCTGTGTGCAGCGAGAAACGCCCGGAACTGCTGGACAAAGTGTCCGGGCAACGGGCTGCCTGCCACTTCAGTGAGGAAATCTTCCTGAAGGAAGCAAAGTAATTCAGTTGACAATCGCAATTGGCATATATAGATTATGTTTAGCTCAAACCGGAGGATACCAAGTTGGCATTTGACAAGACCAGAGATTACGGAAAAGAAGCGGAGATGCTGAAGGTGCTCGGGCACCCGATCCGCCTGAAGATAGTGGCAGGGCTGTGCACCCAGGAGTGCAACGTGAAGCACATCTGGGAGTGCCTTGGGCTCCCCCAGGCGACTGTTTCGCAGCACCTGGCGCTTTTGAAGAACAAGGGGATTATCGAGGGGACCCGCGACGGGGTCGAGGTGCACTACGCTGTGGTGAGCCCGTTCGTGCGCAGGCTGATTGAGATCCTGAACGCTGACGCGTAACTGAAGTAAGGCTGGCTGAAGGACCGCACCCGCCCGGGGCGGTCCTAGGTTCCGCTAACGTCGAGTTCGGCGATCCTTAACGAAGGGGATCCCGCCGAGCCGAAAAAACGCAGGTCGCTACCGACCTGGTCTACCCTTCCAAACACATCCAGTAGGTTTCCCGCCAGGGCGAGTCCCTTGACCGGGTACCTGACCTCTCCATCTTCCACGTAAAAGCCCGCAGCACCAACTGAGAAGTCTCCGGAGATCGGGTTTGCGGTGTGCATCCCCATTACCTCCGTTATCAACACCCCTTTACGTACCCCCGCCAGCAACGTCGTGAGCTCGGCACTCCCTGGCTCGATATGGAGGTTGTGGGCGCCGACCCTGGGCGGGGTCTTGATGCCGCTGCGCACTGCGTTGCCGGTCGAGCGCGCGCCCAGGCGCCTGCCCCAGTAGCTGTCGTAGAGAAAGCCCTGCAGCACGCCTGACTGCACCAGCAGGGTGTCCTGCTGCGGTACTCCCTCCCCGTCGCAGGGAGCACTCCCCATGCCGCCGGCAAGAAGGCCGTTGTCGCGCACGGAGACAAGCTCGGAGAAGAGCCGCTCCCCTACCCTGCCGGCCAACAGCGACTTACCCTTGTGCACGTTTTCGGCGAGGAAGGAGCCCGAGAGCACGTCGAGCAGGTCGGCGGCGACACGGTTATCGAGGACCGCCTGGCAGCGCATGGTGGCAAGGGTGCGCGCGCCCAACAGTCCGGTGGCCTTCCGCCCTGCGCCGGCCGCCACGGCAGCGAGATCGATCCCGGCGAACGAGGGAGAAAAACTGTAATCCCAGCCGGTCTGGGCATCGCCGTCGGCCTCCGCCACGGCAGAGACGCTGCAGGAGTTGTAGGTGCCGCTGTAGTAGGCATCGAGCCCCAGGGAATTGCGCACCAGGGAGTGGTAGGTGGATTCGCCATAGCTGCATTTGCGCACCCGCTTCACCCGGGGATCGACGTCGAGCACCAGGCGCTCCAGTTCCAGGGCGCGGGCGACCTTGAGAGACTCATCGACGGCGGCAAGAGAGGGATCGAAGAGCCAGGGGGTGTCGGGATAGGATGCGGCGGGTTCGGCAAAGGCGAAATAGTCGTCAGGCGTTTGCACCCGGGCCGCGACCAGCGCCCCCTCCACCATCCCTTCCAGGGAGGCGTCGTCAAGGGCGGTCGAATAAGAGAAGCCCATGCCCTGGCCTACCAGGAGGCGCAGGGAGACGCCCAGCGGCTCCGCCACGCGGAACGCGTCCACCTTGCCCTGCTTCACCTCGATGGCGAGGTCACGCGAGCCGGAAACGGCGATCTCGTAGCCGTCGATCTGCCGCCCCTTGAGCAGCCGCTCCACCGCATCGGCGTGTCGTGTCAGTTCCATTTTTGGCCTCGGGGGATCTTGGAATGGTCCGATCAACTCTTACCACTACTGCGGACTCTCCCTCTCCCTTTGGGAGAGGGCCGGAGTGAGGGGGTTACAACAGGCGGGGGGCTGGATTTCGGGCGTCGCCCTCACCCGCCCTGCGGGCACCCTCTCCCGAAGGGAGAGGGCCGATACCGGTCGCCCAGCCGTTGCCAGTTACAGATCAAGAATCATCGCGATCTCGTCGCAATCCGGGAACTTGACGCACTTGATGCAGTCGCCCCACACCTTGTGCGGCAGCTCGGATTTGTCGGCAATCTTGAAGCCGAACTTGGCGAAGAAGTCTGGCTTGTAGGTGAGGCAGAAGAGCTTCTTGAGGCCGAGGCTGCGCGCCTCCTCGATGCAGGCCCCTACCACAAGACTACCGATGCCGCGCCTGCCGGCGCTCTCGGCGACGGCAACGGAACGGACCTCGGCCAGGTCCTCCCAAACGATGTGCAGTGCGGAGGTGCCGAGCAACTGGCCGTCCTCCTCGAAAACATAGAAATCGCGCAACGCCTCGTACAGCTCGGAAAGCGAGCGGGAGAGCATTTCCCCGCGACTCGCGAAGTTGGTCAAAAGTTTCTGAATATCTTTTACGTCACTAATCCTGGCTTTCCTGATCATCTCACTGCCTCCTGAATCAACTCCCTGGCGTGTTCCAGGGTCTTTTCCGTGACACGCGCTCCGGAAAGCATGCGCGCCACCTCGGCCACCCGCTCCTCCCCTTCCAGGAGTTCCACGCCGGTGGCGGTGCGCCCGGCGGCGACCTTTTTCTCGACCTTCAAGTGTTGGTCGGCAAAGGCGGCCACTTGGGGCAAGTGGGTTATGGCCAGTACCTGCTGCTCGCGGGCCACCCGTTTCAGCTTCTCCCCAACCAGCGCGCTGGTCGCCCCCCCGATGCCGGTATCCACCTCGTCGAAGATGAGGGTGGGCACCTCGGAGTCGGGATGCAGCTGTTTCAGCGCGAGCATGAGCCGGGAAAGCTCACCGCCGGAGGCGATCTTGGCCAGCGGCTTTGGGGGCTCACCGGGGTTCGGGGAGAACAGGAACTCGGCGCGCTCGAAGCCATAACTCCTCGCCTCCGCGCTCCTCTCGAAGGAGGTCTCGAAGACGGCGTGCTTCATGGCCAACTCGGCCAACTCGTGCTCCATCCCCTCCTTGAGCCTTTTGGCGCCGTCCTCACGCGCTTTGCTGAGCTTGGCACCAAGCTTGGCTAATTCCTGCTCTAACCGCGAGATCCGTTGCTGCAACTCGCTGCGGGTTCCCTCGATGTTGGAGAGAACCGACAGTTCCTGGTCCACCTGGCGCTGGTATTCAAGAATCTCCTCGATGCTGGCGCCGTACTTTTTCTTTAGGCGGCCGATGGCGTCCAGCCGGTCCTCGATCTCCTCCAGCCGGGCCGGGTCCGACTCGACACGGGCTGCATAGTCGCGCAGGGTGAGAGAGGCATCTTCCAACTGGGCGTAGGCCGCCTCCAGCGCTTCCGTGACCGGGACGAGCGCCGGATCGATGCGACCGGCGTCGGCGACCCCGGCGATGATACTGGAAAGGCTCCCCAGGAGGGTTGCTTCCCCGCCGTAGAGGGCGTCAAAGGCGCCCTGCGAGGCACCCATCAGTTTCTCGGAGTGCGCCAGCCGGACACGTTCCTCGGCCAGTTCCTCTTCTTCGCCCGGGCTTAGCTTCGTCTCGGCGATCTCGTTACTCTGGAAGGAGAGCAGGTCCAGCCGGCGCGCCGCCTCGCGCTCCCCCGCCTCGAGCGCCTGCAACTCGTGTTTTGCCGCCTGGTACTCCTCGTAGCGCGCGGCGAAGTCTGCGCGCAGGGAGAGCACCCCGGCGTAGCCGTCCAACAGGAGCAGGTGCTGCTCAGTCTTCAAGAGACTCTGCGCGTCGTGCTGGCCGTAGATGTTGATCAGGTTGCGGCAGATTTCGGAAAGGAGCGAAGTGGTGGCGAGCCCGCCGCCGATGAAGACGCGGCTCTTGCCGCCGGGAGCTACCACTCGCCGCACCAGCAGCTCGCCGTCGCACTCGATTCCAGCCTCAGCTAGCGCCTGTAACAGCGCCTCCCGCCCGGAGAGGTCGAAGAGCGCCTCGACTGAGGCTTCCTTGGCGCCGGAGCGGATCAGGTCGGCGCTGCCGCGCCCACCGAGGATCAGGTTCACCGCGTCGATGATGATGGACTTACCCGCACCGGTCTCGCCGGTGAGGATATTGAGCCCGGGGCTGAACTCAACGTGCAACTTATCGATTATGGCGAGGTTGGTTATCTGGAGCTCTCTGAGCACTTAACGTTCACCCCATTTAAGCTTGGTGCGGAGCACCTCGAAGTAGTCCTTGCTGCGGGACTGGATCAGGCGCGTCACGTGGGGGGCTTTCCTGATCTGCACCACGTCGCCGGAGAGGAGCTTCATGCCGACCTGGCCGTCCAGGGTGAGGAAGACGGACTCGTCCGGGGCGTAGTTCAGCTTGATGGCGATCTGGGCGCCTGCGTCAACCACCAGCGGCCGG
Protein-coding sequences here:
- the recN gene encoding DNA repair protein RecN translates to MLRELQITNLAIIDKLHVEFSPGLNILTGETGAGKSIIIDAVNLILGGRGSADLIRSGAKEASVEALFDLSGREALLQALAEAGIECDGELLVRRVVAPGGKSRVFIGGGLATTSLLSEICRNLINIYGQHDAQSLLKTEQHLLLLDGYAGVLSLRADFAARYEEYQAAKHELQALEAGEREAARRLDLLSFQSNEIAETKLSPGEEEELAEERVRLAHSEKLMGASQGAFDALYGGEATLLGSLSSIIAGVADAGRIDPALVPVTEALEAAYAQLEDASLTLRDYAARVESDPARLEEIEDRLDAIGRLKKKYGASIEEILEYQRQVDQELSVLSNIEGTRSELQQRISRLEQELAKLGAKLSKAREDGAKRLKEGMEHELAELAMKHAVFETSFERSAEARSYGFERAEFLFSPNPGEPPKPLAKIASGGELSRLMLALKQLHPDSEVPTLIFDEVDTGIGGATSALVGEKLKRVAREQQVLAITHLPQVAAFADQHLKVEKKVAAGRTATGVELLEGEERVAEVARMLSGARVTEKTLEHARELIQEAVR
- a CDS encoding ABC transporter ATP-binding protein codes for the protein MTPLLTAENLVKQYPVRGGMFAEKRILTAVAGIDLELYPGETLGLAGESGCGKSTVARLLTGLTPPTAGSIKYQGRELAGMSKTELAQYRKEVQMVFQDPFSSLNPRMRVAEILGEPLEIHRIGDAAGRREKVAELLGRVGLSPEHMMRFPHEFSGGQRQRIGIARALAVSPRLIIADEPVSALDLSIQAQIINLLQDVKKDLGLSFLFITHDLSVLRHLSDRVAIMYLGRIVETGSRDQVLNRPLHPYTEALLSAIPSIDPKKRARHVIAKGELPSPVSPPSGCPFHPRCPYAQPVCSEKRPELLDKVSGQRAACHFSEEIFLKEAK
- a CDS encoding ArsR/SmtB family transcription factor, giving the protein MAFDKTRDYGKEAEMLKVLGHPIRLKIVAGLCTQECNVKHIWECLGLPQATVSQHLALLKNKGIIEGTRDGVEVHYAVVSPFVRRLIEILNADA
- a CDS encoding TldD/PmbA family protein; the encoded protein is MELTRHADAVERLLKGRQIDGYEIAVSGSRDLAIEVKQGKVDAFRVAEPLGVSLRLLVGQGMGFSYSTALDDASLEGMVEGALVAARVQTPDDYFAFAEPAASYPDTPWLFDPSLAAVDESLKVARALELERLVLDVDPRVKRVRKCSYGESTYHSLVRNSLGLDAYYSGTYNSCSVSAVAEADGDAQTGWDYSFSPSFAGIDLAAVAAGAGRKATGLLGARTLATMRCQAVLDNRVAADLLDVLSGSFLAENVHKGKSLLAGRVGERLFSELVSVRDNGLLAGGMGSAPCDGEGVPQQDTLLVQSGVLQGFLYDSYWGRRLGARSTGNAVRSGIKTPPRVGAHNLHIEPGSAELTTLLAGVRKGVLITEVMGMHTANPISGDFSVGAAGFYVEDGEVRYPVKGLALAGNLLDVFGRVDQVGSDLRFFGSAGSPSLRIAELDVSGT
- a CDS encoding N-acetyltransferase; translated protein: MIRKARISDVKDIQKLLTNFASRGEMLSRSLSELYEALRDFYVFEEDGQLLGTSALHIVWEDLAEVRSVAVAESAGRRGIGSLVVGACIEEARSLGLKKLFCLTYKPDFFAKFGFKIADKSELPHKVWGDCIKCVKFPDCDEIAMILDL